Proteins found in one Emys orbicularis isolate rEmyOrb1 chromosome 23, rEmyOrb1.hap1, whole genome shotgun sequence genomic segment:
- the SMIM12 gene encoding small integral membrane protein 12 translates to MWPLLWMTVRTYAPYVTFPVAFVVGAVGYHLEWFIRGDSPQPAEEEKSISERREDRKLQEIAGKDLTEVVSLKEKLEFTPRAVLNRNRPEKS, encoded by the coding sequence ATGTGGCCCTTGCTGTGGATGACTGTGCGGACCTACGCCCCTTACGTCACCTTCCCTGTGGCCTTTGTGGTGGGGGCGGTGGGCTACCACCTGGAGTGGTTCATCCGTGGTGACTCCCCGCAGCCGGCCGAGGAGGAGAAGAGCATCTCGGAGCGGCGGGAGGACAGGAAGCTGCAGGAGATTGCGGGCAAGGACCTGACCGAGGTGGTGAGCCTCAAGGAGAAGCTGGAGTTCACCCCCAGGGCCGTGCTGAACAGGAACCGTCCAGAGAAGAGTTAA